In Arthrobacter sp. SLBN-83, one DNA window encodes the following:
- the glyA gene encoding serine hydroxymethyltransferase, protein MTTTATSTTAVSNQPLAELDPEIAKVLEQELGRQRGTLEMIASENFAPRAVMEAQGSVLTNKYAEGYPGRRYYGGCEYVDVAEQLAIDRVKALFGAEFANVQPHSGAQANAAALSAMITPGDKILGLSLAHGGHLTHGMKLNFSGKLYEVAAYQVEEDTFRVDMDKLREQAIREKPQVIIAGWSAYPRHLDFAAFRSIADEVGALLWTDMAHFAGLVAAGLHPSPVPHSDVVTSTVHKTLAGPRSGVILAKEQYGKKLNSNVFPGQQGGPLMHVIAAKAVAFKIAGTQEFKERQERVLEGARIIADRLNQADVAQAGVSVLTGGTDVHLVLVDLRNSQLDGQQAEDLLHSVGITVNRNAVPFDPRPPMVTSGLRIGTPALATRGFGATEFTEVAEIIATALKAGNSADVEALQARVDKLAADFPLYPQHEQW, encoded by the coding sequence GTGACTACTACAGCCACCTCAACCACAGCCGTCAGCAACCAGCCGCTGGCTGAGCTCGACCCCGAAATCGCCAAAGTCCTCGAGCAGGAGCTTGGCCGCCAGCGCGGCACCCTGGAAATGATCGCCTCCGAGAACTTCGCGCCCCGCGCCGTGATGGAGGCCCAGGGCTCAGTCCTCACCAACAAGTACGCCGAGGGCTACCCGGGCCGCCGCTACTACGGCGGCTGCGAATACGTTGACGTTGCAGAGCAGCTGGCCATCGACCGGGTCAAGGCACTTTTCGGCGCCGAGTTCGCCAACGTCCAGCCGCACTCCGGGGCGCAGGCCAACGCTGCCGCCCTCTCCGCCATGATCACCCCCGGCGACAAGATCCTGGGCCTGTCCCTGGCCCACGGCGGCCACCTCACCCACGGCATGAAGCTGAACTTCTCCGGCAAGCTCTACGAAGTTGCCGCCTACCAGGTGGAGGAAGACACCTTCCGGGTGGACATGGACAAGCTCCGCGAGCAGGCCATCAGGGAAAAGCCCCAGGTGATCATCGCCGGCTGGTCCGCCTACCCGCGCCACCTGGACTTCGCCGCCTTCCGCTCCATCGCCGATGAGGTGGGTGCGCTGCTCTGGACCGACATGGCACACTTCGCCGGCCTCGTGGCTGCAGGCCTGCACCCCAGCCCGGTGCCGCACTCCGACGTCGTCACCTCCACCGTGCACAAGACCCTGGCCGGTCCCCGCTCCGGTGTGATTCTGGCCAAGGAACAGTACGGCAAGAAGCTGAACTCCAACGTCTTCCCCGGCCAGCAGGGCGGCCCGCTGATGCACGTGATCGCCGCCAAGGCCGTGGCCTTCAAGATCGCCGGCACCCAGGAATTCAAGGAGCGCCAGGAGCGCGTCCTTGAAGGGGCCAGGATCATCGCCGACCGCCTGAACCAGGCCGACGTCGCCCAGGCCGGCGTCTCCGTCCTCACCGGCGGCACGGATGTCCACCTGGTGCTCGTCGACCTGCGCAACTCGCAGCTTGACGGCCAGCAGGCCGAGGACCTCCTGCACTCCGTGGGCATCACCGTCAACCGCAACGCCGTGCCGTTCGACCCCCGCCCGCCGATGGTCACCTCCGGCCTGCGGATCGGCACCCCGGCCCTGGCCACCCGCGGCTTCGGCGCCACCGAGTTCACCGAGGTCGCCGAGATCATCGCCACCGCGCTCAAGGCAGGCAACAGCGCCGACGTCGAGGCCCTGCAGGCACGCGTGGACAAGCTGGCGGCAGACTTCCCGCTCTACCCGCAGCACGAGCAGTGGTGA
- a CDS encoding ABC transporter permease, with protein MSAPAQARRRTFGPLYSRNARAVISRGLMATRSTNWLVMVSGFFEPVLFLISMGVGLGAIVGDVQGPDGTHISYAAYIAPALLAVSAMNGAVYDSTWNVFFKMNFAKLYQGMLYTSLGPLDVALGEIFLALLRGMLYATGFTAVMGVMGLITTPWALLMIPASVLIAFGFASLGMGITSFLKTFQQMDWINFILLPMFLFSATFYPLSVYPQPIQWFIQAMPLWHGVELLRQISVGSFTAATPLHVGYYLVMTAVGMLLTTLRLRSLFLK; from the coding sequence GTGAGCGCCCCCGCACAGGCCCGCCGCCGGACGTTCGGGCCGCTGTACTCCCGTAACGCCAGGGCCGTGATCTCCCGGGGGCTTATGGCCACGCGGAGCACCAACTGGCTGGTGATGGTGTCCGGGTTCTTCGAGCCCGTCCTGTTCCTCATCTCCATGGGCGTGGGCCTCGGGGCGATCGTTGGCGACGTCCAGGGGCCTGACGGCACGCACATCAGCTACGCCGCCTACATCGCGCCCGCACTGCTGGCTGTCTCGGCCATGAACGGTGCGGTGTACGACTCCACGTGGAACGTCTTCTTCAAGATGAACTTCGCCAAGCTGTACCAGGGCATGCTCTACACGTCGCTGGGCCCGCTGGATGTCGCGTTGGGGGAGATCTTCCTGGCCCTGCTGCGGGGAATGCTTTACGCCACCGGGTTCACGGCGGTCATGGGTGTGATGGGGCTGATCACCACGCCATGGGCGCTGCTGATGATTCCGGCATCCGTGCTCATTGCCTTCGGATTCGCCAGCCTGGGCATGGGCATCACCAGCTTCCTCAAGACCTTCCAGCAGATGGACTGGATCAACTTCATCCTGCTGCCCATGTTCCTGTTCAGCGCCACCTTCTACCCCCTAAGCGTTTACCCGCAGCCCATCCAGTGGTTCATCCAAGCCATGCCGCTGTGGCACGGGGTGGAGCTGCTGCGGCAGATCAGTGTGGGGAGCTTTACCGCCGCCACGCCGCTGCACGTTGGCTACTACCTGGTGATGACCGCCGTCGGGATGCTGCTGACCACCCTGCGCCTGCGGAGCCTGTTCCTGAAGTAG
- the purU gene encoding formyltetrahydrofolate deformylase, whose product MNEQLLNQAYVVTLSCPDRPGIVHAVAGALLVAGCNITDSQQYGSPSTGNFFMRVEVTTAAPKSELRAALEPVADAFSMQWSLNTVGDKVRTLVMCSTSAHCLNDLLFQQRSGTLPIEIPAIVSNHQDLAGLAEFYGIPFHYIPVTKDTKVEAEDKLRALIAEHDIELTVLARYMQILSDELCTDLTGKAINIHHSFLPSFKGAKPYHQAHARGVKLIGATAHYVTAALDEGPIIEQEVIRVDHARTAEQFVQMGRDVEGRTLVQAVQWHAEHRVLLDGNRTVVFN is encoded by the coding sequence GTGAATGAACAGCTGCTGAACCAAGCGTATGTAGTAACCCTGTCCTGCCCGGACCGCCCCGGAATTGTCCACGCCGTGGCCGGAGCCCTGCTGGTGGCGGGGTGCAACATTACGGATTCGCAGCAGTACGGCAGCCCATCAACCGGGAACTTCTTCATGCGGGTGGAGGTGACCACGGCTGCCCCCAAGTCGGAGCTGCGGGCCGCGCTTGAGCCGGTGGCCGATGCCTTCTCCATGCAGTGGAGCCTCAACACCGTTGGCGACAAGGTCCGCACCCTGGTGATGTGCAGCACCTCGGCCCACTGCCTTAATGACCTGCTTTTCCAGCAGCGCTCCGGCACGCTGCCCATTGAAATCCCGGCCATCGTCTCCAACCACCAGGACCTGGCCGGTCTGGCAGAGTTCTACGGCATCCCGTTCCACTACATTCCGGTGACCAAGGACACCAAGGTGGAGGCGGAGGACAAGCTGCGCGCCCTCATCGCCGAGCACGACATTGAGCTGACGGTCCTTGCCCGGTACATGCAGATCCTGTCCGATGAACTCTGCACCGACCTCACGGGCAAGGCCATCAACATCCACCACTCGTTCCTGCCCTCCTTCAAGGGCGCCAAGCCGTACCACCAGGCGCATGCGCGCGGCGTGAAGCTGATCGGCGCCACCGCCCACTACGTCACCGCCGCCCTGGACGAGGGGCCGATCATCGAGCAGGAAGTCATCCGGGTGGACCACGCCCGCACCGCCGAGCAGTTTGTCCAGATGGGCCGCGACGTGGAGGGCCGCACGCTGGTCCAGGCCGTGCAGTGGCACGCCGAGCACCGGGTGCTGCTGGACGGCAACCGGACGGTGGTCTTCAACTAG
- a CDS encoding 2'-5' RNA ligase family protein, with translation MSSRNVTARGGACSAGQVEQTLADRFGDQSGRSAAAEHEARSEEISVGVILGFPPEIAGELQRWRASFGDPMADVVPAHITLVTTTPTQDWEATRRHVREVARCQSPFMVTIAGTGTFRPVSPVVFINVEDGFDDCVDLHRKLQQGPLHRELPFAYHPHVTIAHDVAPESLDEAETVLKNYRATFPVVSMGLYEHDADGIWQLREELDFGTETDNDGGTRFTDAAADAPTEAG, from the coding sequence ATGTCTTCGAGAAACGTCACCGCCAGGGGAGGTGCCTGCTCCGCCGGCCAGGTGGAGCAGACCCTGGCCGACCGGTTCGGAGACCAATCCGGCAGGAGTGCCGCTGCGGAACATGAAGCACGGAGTGAAGAAATCAGTGTGGGCGTCATCCTGGGATTCCCACCCGAGATAGCAGGGGAACTGCAGCGCTGGCGGGCGTCCTTTGGCGACCCCATGGCCGATGTTGTGCCGGCGCACATCACGCTGGTGACCACCACCCCCACGCAGGACTGGGAAGCCACGCGCCGGCATGTCCGCGAAGTCGCCCGATGCCAGAGCCCCTTCATGGTCACCATCGCCGGGACCGGGACATTCCGCCCCGTTTCGCCCGTGGTCTTCATAAACGTTGAGGACGGGTTCGACGACTGCGTGGACCTGCACCGCAAGCTCCAGCAGGGCCCGCTCCACCGCGAGCTGCCTTTTGCCTACCATCCGCACGTCACCATCGCCCACGACGTCGCCCCGGAAAGCCTGGATGAGGCCGAAACGGTGCTGAAGAACTACAGGGCAACCTTCCCCGTGGTTAGCATGGGACTCTATGAGCACGATGCCGACGGCATCTGGCAGCTACGGGAAGAGCTGGACTTTGGGACCGAAACTGACAACGACGGCGGCACCCGCTTCACGGATGCTGCCGCGGACGCCCCAACCGAAGCAGGATAA
- a CDS encoding bifunctional methylenetetrahydrofolate dehydrogenase/methenyltetrahydrofolate cyclohydrolase, whose protein sequence is MTETTTAQILDGKATAAAIKAELTERVAALKAKGVTPGIATVLVGADPASQLYVSMKHKQSVQIGMNSIQRELPADATQEQVEALIDELNADPACHGYIVQLPLPKHLDTDAILERIDPAKDADGLHPTNLGRLVLNVNNKITTPLPCTPRGVIELLQRNGYSLAGKHVVVVGRGVTIGRSIGLLLTRRDVNATVTLTHTGTTNLSELLKQADVIVGAAGVKHIVKASDVKPGAALLDVGVTRETDPETGKSRVYGDIDPAAAEVAGWISPNPGGVGPMTVALLMTNVVEAAERAAGIGQ, encoded by the coding sequence ATGACTGAAACCACAACCGCACAGATCCTTGACGGCAAGGCCACCGCCGCTGCCATCAAGGCCGAGCTGACCGAACGCGTGGCCGCACTCAAGGCCAAGGGCGTTACCCCCGGCATCGCCACTGTGCTGGTGGGCGCCGACCCCGCCTCGCAGCTGTACGTCTCCATGAAGCACAAGCAGTCCGTGCAGATCGGGATGAACTCCATCCAGCGCGAGCTTCCGGCCGACGCCACCCAGGAACAGGTGGAGGCCCTCATTGACGAACTCAATGCGGACCCCGCCTGCCACGGCTACATCGTGCAGTTGCCGCTGCCCAAGCACCTGGACACTGACGCCATCCTGGAGCGGATTGATCCCGCCAAGGACGCCGACGGCCTGCACCCCACCAACCTGGGCCGGCTGGTGCTGAACGTCAACAACAAGATCACCACGCCGCTGCCGTGCACCCCGCGCGGTGTCATCGAGCTCCTGCAGCGCAACGGGTACAGCCTCGCCGGCAAGCACGTTGTGGTGGTGGGCCGCGGCGTCACCATCGGCCGCTCGATCGGCCTGCTGCTCACGCGGCGGGACGTCAACGCCACCGTGACCCTGACCCACACGGGCACCACGAACCTGTCCGAACTGCTGAAGCAGGCGGACGTGATCGTGGGTGCGGCAGGCGTGAAGCACATCGTCAAGGCGTCGGACGTGAAGCCGGGGGCAGCCCTGCTGGACGTCGGCGTCACCCGGGAGACGGACCCCGAAACCGGCAAGAGCCGCGTCTACGGTGACATTGATCCGGCTGCCGCCGAGGTAGCAGGCTGGATCTCGCCGAACCCCGGCGGCGTGGGCCCCATGACGGTGGCCCTCCTGATGACCAACGTGGTGGAGGCCGCGGAACGCGCTGCAGGCATCGGCCAGTAG
- a CDS encoding exodeoxyribonuclease III translates to MSSALNKDHLRIASVNVNGLRAAYKNGMAAWLEPREVDILCLQEVRAPDAIVRELLGDGWHILHAEAEAKGRAGVAIASRQEPLETRNGIGDDYFATAGRWVEADFRVPDAAGNPVQLTVASAYVHSGEVGTPKQDDKYRFLDAMHTRLPELTKHSDHALVVGDLNVAHTPRDIRNSKGNLKKAGHLPEERAYFDRFFGEEIGWHDVHRNLAGDVDGPYTWWSWRGKAFDNDTGWRIDYHMATPGLAASAISAVVDRAATWDTRFSDHAPLVVDYQL, encoded by the coding sequence GTGAGCTCGGCATTGAACAAGGACCACCTTCGCATCGCATCCGTGAACGTCAACGGCCTCCGGGCTGCCTACAAAAACGGCATGGCGGCGTGGCTGGAGCCGCGCGAAGTGGACATTCTTTGCCTGCAGGAAGTGCGCGCCCCTGACGCCATCGTCCGGGAGCTGCTTGGGGATGGCTGGCATATCCTGCACGCCGAAGCTGAAGCGAAAGGCCGTGCCGGCGTCGCCATCGCATCCCGGCAGGAACCGCTGGAAACCCGGAACGGCATTGGCGACGACTACTTCGCCACCGCCGGGCGCTGGGTGGAAGCCGATTTCCGCGTCCCTGACGCTGCTGGAAATCCCGTCCAGCTCACCGTTGCCAGTGCCTACGTGCACTCCGGTGAAGTGGGAACTCCCAAGCAGGATGACAAGTACCGCTTCCTGGACGCCATGCACACCCGGCTTCCGGAGCTGACCAAGCACAGCGACCACGCGCTGGTTGTGGGGGACCTGAACGTTGCCCACACGCCACGGGACATCCGGAACTCCAAGGGCAACCTCAAAAAGGCGGGGCACCTGCCTGAGGAACGCGCCTACTTCGACCGCTTCTTCGGGGAGGAAATCGGCTGGCATGACGTCCACCGGAACCTTGCCGGCGACGTCGACGGGCCGTACACCTGGTGGTCCTGGCGCGGCAAGGCGTTCGACAACGACACCGGCTGGCGCATCGACTACCACATGGCCACCCCCGGGCTGGCCGCGTCCGCCATTTCGGCTGTTGTAGACCGTGCAGCCACCTGGGACACCCGCTTCTCCGACCACGCCCCGCTGGTAGTGGACTACCAGCTCTAA
- a CDS encoding ABC transporter permease, whose amino-acid sequence MTESLDGVGLSPRLRAHSPEVSAAKARRWGAFYYAEQVLRVMKGYTWSIVMYSVGQPVAYLFAMGVGLATLVDTGNAAFGGVSYLAFIAPALLVSAAVMTAANEFTFPIMDGFKWRRIYFGPHASPLTPQQIAAGQIIAVTLRLLLQSGIYFAAVALFGASPSGWGWAGILVATLTGLAFGLPLMAYSASITEDKGQFALVMRFIVMPLFLFSGTFFPLDNLPLAVRWIGWISPIWHGTELGRVFSFGYREPPLLTVLHVAVLAALAALGWVLTRRRFALRLGQ is encoded by the coding sequence TTGACTGAATCACTGGACGGGGTTGGCTTGAGCCCCCGCCTGCGCGCTCATTCACCGGAGGTCTCGGCCGCCAAGGCGCGGCGCTGGGGTGCTTTTTACTACGCCGAGCAGGTGCTCCGCGTCATGAAGGGGTACACCTGGTCCATCGTGATGTACAGCGTGGGCCAGCCAGTGGCATACCTGTTTGCCATGGGCGTGGGCCTGGCCACCCTGGTGGACACCGGCAACGCGGCCTTCGGCGGCGTCTCCTACCTGGCCTTCATCGCCCCTGCACTGCTGGTGTCCGCCGCCGTGATGACGGCCGCGAATGAGTTCACGTTTCCCATCATGGACGGCTTCAAGTGGCGGCGAATCTACTTTGGCCCCCACGCCTCGCCGCTGACACCGCAGCAGATCGCCGCCGGCCAGATCATTGCCGTGACGCTGCGCCTGCTGCTGCAGTCAGGCATCTACTTCGCCGCCGTGGCATTGTTTGGTGCGTCGCCGTCGGGCTGGGGCTGGGCGGGCATCCTGGTGGCCACCCTGACGGGGCTGGCCTTTGGGCTGCCGCTGATGGCCTACTCAGCCTCCATCACCGAGGACAAGGGCCAGTTCGCGCTGGTGATGAGGTTCATCGTGATGCCGCTGTTCCTGTTCTCCGGCACGTTCTTTCCACTGGACAACCTGCCATTGGCCGTCCGCTGGATCGGGTGGATCTCACCCATCTGGCACGGCACGGAACTGGGCCGGGTGTTCAGCTTCGGATACCGGGAGCCGCCGCTCCTCACGGTTCTCCACGTTGCCGTGCTCGCGGCGCTGGCTGCCCTGGGGTGGGTGCTGACGCGGCGCCGCTTTGCCCTGAGGCTGGGCCAGTGA
- a CDS encoding gamma carbonic anhydrase family protein: MAPLYPFAGNAPAVHETAFVAPSASIIGNATLGPDSSAFYGVSVRADTAPIAVGAGSNLQDNVVLHADPGFPCTVGERVSVGHAAVVHGCTVEDDCLIGMGATVLNGAVIGAGSLVAAGAVVLEGTVVPPRSLVAGVPAKVRRELTDEEFDGVRANATRYVELAAKHRELHAG, from the coding sequence ATGGCTCCTCTCTACCCTTTCGCCGGCAACGCCCCGGCCGTCCATGAAACAGCGTTCGTGGCCCCATCGGCTTCCATCATCGGCAATGCCACCCTGGGCCCTGACTCCAGCGCCTTCTACGGTGTCTCCGTCCGCGCCGACACGGCGCCCATCGCCGTCGGCGCCGGCAGCAACCTGCAGGACAACGTGGTGCTGCACGCCGACCCCGGCTTCCCCTGCACGGTGGGCGAACGCGTCAGTGTGGGGCACGCCGCCGTCGTGCATGGCTGTACCGTGGAGGACGACTGCCTGATCGGCATGGGCGCCACCGTCCTGAACGGCGCAGTGATCGGCGCCGGCTCGCTGGTGGCGGCCGGCGCCGTGGTCCTCGAAGGAACGGTGGTCCCGCCCCGCTCACTGGTGGCGGGCGTACCCGCCAAGGTGCGCCGCGAACTCACCGATGAAGAGTTCGACGGCGTCCGCGCCAATGCGACGCGCTACGTGGAACTCGCGGCGAAACACCGCGAGCTCCACGCTGGCTAG
- the trpS gene encoding tryptophan--tRNA ligase, with amino-acid sequence MTTQTSSTDKKRILSGAKPTADSLHLGNYIGAVRNWVDMQAEYDAVFFIPDLHAITVDFDPAELAKRTRIVAAQYIAAGIDPDKSIFFVQSHVPEHAQLAWALNCITGFGEASRMTQFKDKTQKSGADSATLGLFAYPTLMAADILLYQSDLVPVGEDQRQHLELTRNLAQRFNTRFGHTFTVPEATIVKESAKIYDLQKPSAKMSKTGESPNGAIQLLEDPKIAAKRIKSAVTDAGTDIRFDPEEKPGVSNLLTIYSSLTGKSVADLEAEYQGKMYGHLKVDLAEVVVDFITPLRNRTNELMADPAELDRLLALGAERAREIASVTLGQVYQRMGFLPSLSLAGVR; translated from the coding sequence ATGACCACCCAGACTTCCTCCACCGACAAGAAGCGCATTCTTTCCGGCGCCAAGCCCACCGCCGATTCCCTGCACCTGGGCAACTACATCGGAGCCGTGCGCAACTGGGTGGACATGCAGGCGGAGTACGACGCCGTCTTCTTCATCCCGGACCTGCATGCGATCACCGTGGACTTCGACCCCGCCGAACTGGCAAAGCGCACCCGCATCGTGGCGGCCCAGTACATTGCCGCCGGGATCGATCCGGACAAGAGCATCTTCTTCGTCCAGTCCCACGTTCCCGAGCACGCACAGCTCGCCTGGGCGCTGAACTGCATCACCGGCTTCGGCGAGGCCTCCCGCATGACGCAGTTCAAGGACAAGACCCAGAAGTCCGGGGCGGACTCCGCCACCCTGGGCCTTTTTGCCTACCCCACACTGATGGCCGCGGACATCCTGCTGTACCAGAGCGACCTGGTGCCGGTGGGCGAGGACCAGCGCCAGCACCTGGAACTGACCCGGAACCTGGCGCAGCGGTTCAACACCAGGTTCGGCCACACGTTCACCGTTCCCGAGGCCACGATCGTCAAGGAAAGCGCCAAGATCTACGATCTCCAGAAGCCCAGCGCAAAGATGTCCAAGACGGGGGAGTCCCCCAACGGTGCCATCCAACTGCTGGAGGATCCCAAGATTGCGGCCAAGCGCATCAAGTCGGCCGTGACCGACGCCGGAACGGACATCCGCTTCGATCCTGAGGAGAAGCCCGGGGTGTCCAACCTGCTGACCATCTACTCCTCCCTGACGGGCAAGTCCGTGGCGGACCTCGAAGCCGAGTACCAGGGGAAGATGTACGGCCACCTCAAAGTGGACCTCGCCGAGGTGGTGGTGGACTTCATCACCCCGCTCCGCAACCGGACCAATGAGCTGATGGCCGACCCCGCAGAACTTGACCGGCTGCTGGCCCTTGGCGCGGAACGGGCCAGGGAGATCGCCTCGGTCACGCTGGGCCAGGTGTACCAGCGCATGGGTTTCCTGCCGTCCCTCAGCCTCGCAGGAGTCCGCTAG
- a CDS encoding ABC transporter ATP-binding protein → MHNHALRPAGTLTTGPPSGTVISAENLTKTYGDVAAVDGISFAVPAGESFGLLGPNGAGKSTTMKMIGGVTRRSAGQLNIMGLDPDTHGPEVRAHLGVVPQQDNLDEELRVRDNLLVYGRYFGLPMSYLKPKADELLEFAQLTDKAKSRVDALSGGMKRRLTIARSLINEPRILLLDEPTTGLDPQARHILWDRLFRLKEQGVTLILTTHYMDEAEQLCDRLIVVDKGRIMAEGSPAQLIREHSTREVVELRFGSERNATIGAQLEGIGERLEVLPDRVLMYAHDGESALEQVSARGLRPLTSLVRRSSLEDVFLRLTGRSLVD, encoded by the coding sequence GTGCACAACCACGCCCTGAGGCCTGCCGGCACACTGACCACGGGCCCGCCTTCCGGCACCGTCATCTCCGCTGAAAACCTGACCAAGACCTATGGCGATGTCGCCGCCGTCGACGGCATCTCGTTCGCCGTGCCCGCGGGGGAGTCCTTCGGGCTGCTCGGGCCCAACGGCGCGGGCAAATCCACCACCATGAAGATGATCGGCGGCGTCACCCGGCGCTCCGCGGGGCAGCTCAACATCATGGGACTGGACCCGGACACACACGGCCCGGAGGTGCGCGCGCACCTGGGCGTAGTGCCGCAGCAGGACAACCTGGACGAGGAACTGCGCGTCCGCGACAACCTCCTTGTCTACGGCCGCTACTTCGGCCTGCCCATGAGCTACCTCAAGCCCAAAGCGGACGAACTGCTGGAGTTCGCCCAGCTGACGGACAAGGCAAAATCCCGGGTGGATGCGCTCTCCGGCGGCATGAAGCGCCGCCTCACCATTGCCCGGTCCCTCATCAACGAACCGCGGATCCTGCTGCTGGACGAACCCACCACCGGGCTGGACCCGCAGGCCCGCCACATCCTCTGGGACCGGCTGTTCCGGCTGAAGGAACAGGGCGTCACCCTGATTCTCACCACCCACTACATGGATGAAGCGGAGCAGCTCTGCGACCGGCTGATCGTGGTGGACAAGGGGCGCATCATGGCCGAGGGATCGCCCGCGCAGCTGATCCGTGAGCACTCCACCCGCGAAGTGGTGGAGCTGCGGTTCGGTTCGGAACGCAACGCCACCATCGGGGCGCAGCTGGAAGGCATCGGGGAACGCCTTGAGGTGCTGCCGGACCGGGTGCTGATGTACGCGCACGACGGCGAGTCGGCCCTGGAGCAGGTATCGGCCCGCGGCCTGAGGCCGCTGACATCGCTGGTGCGCAGGTCCTCGCTGGAGGACGTGTTCCTGCGGCTCACCGGGCGGAGCCTCGTTGACTGA
- a CDS encoding YihY/virulence factor BrkB family protein: MEWNRARRSGGKFAALMALGQWFTARLNVLRPMRAFRHYSLHYGPLMSAGIGFNMFFSITGLLATGFSIAGLVLSGQPALLDTIIGSVARSAPGLLKINGGQGLVDPKDLLDPSGLGWTAVIGAVVTVVTSLGWINGLRDGLRGVLQLPPLMVNPILLKLRDAGILLLLGVSLVISAAASLVFGTAAGWVSNFLHLTDALAGPLTTSVKIIVPLVLNWVTALIMFRLAAGLKLSRRALLESTILAALGTTILQIFSTELLGGASRNPLLASFAVIIGLLIWFNLVSQVYLVSAGWAAVREADLDSGGTPRKAILGAKRATPQT, from the coding sequence ATTGAGTGGAACCGGGCGCGCCGGTCCGGAGGAAAGTTCGCAGCCCTGATGGCTCTGGGCCAGTGGTTTACCGCGCGCCTGAACGTCCTGCGGCCCATGAGGGCCTTCCGGCACTACAGCCTCCACTACGGGCCGTTGATGAGCGCCGGCATCGGCTTTAACATGTTCTTCTCCATCACAGGCCTGCTGGCCACCGGCTTTTCCATTGCCGGCCTGGTGTTGAGCGGCCAACCCGCCCTGCTGGACACCATCATCGGCAGCGTGGCCAGAAGCGCCCCAGGCCTCCTTAAAATCAATGGCGGCCAAGGCCTTGTGGACCCCAAGGACCTGCTGGACCCCAGCGGGCTTGGCTGGACCGCGGTGATCGGTGCCGTCGTCACCGTGGTCACCTCGCTGGGCTGGATCAACGGCCTGCGCGATGGACTCCGCGGTGTGCTGCAGCTGCCGCCGCTGATGGTCAATCCCATCCTGCTGAAGCTGCGCGACGCCGGAATCCTCCTGCTGCTGGGCGTGTCCCTGGTGATCAGCGCGGCTGCTTCACTGGTGTTCGGCACTGCGGCCGGGTGGGTTTCCAACTTCCTGCACCTCACCGACGCCTTGGCCGGGCCACTCACCACGTCCGTGAAGATCATTGTGCCGTTGGTCCTTAACTGGGTCACGGCGCTGATCATGTTCCGGCTGGCTGCGGGCCTGAAGCTGTCGCGCCGGGCTTTGCTGGAAAGCACCATCCTTGCTGCGCTGGGCACCACCATCCTGCAGATCTTCAGCACCGAGCTGCTGGGCGGTGCCAGCCGAAACCCCCTCCTGGCCTCCTTTGCCGTCATCATCGGGCTTTTGATCTGGTTCAACCTGGTCAGCCAGGTCTACCTCGTCTCGGCGGGGTGGGCGGCCGTACGCGAGGCGGACCTGGACTCCGGCGGCACTCCCCGCAAGGCCATCCTCGGTGCAAAGCGCGCCACGCCGCAGACGTGA